The following are encoded in a window of Mycolicibacterium tusciae JS617 genomic DNA:
- a CDS encoding TetR/AcrR family transcriptional regulator, producing the protein MRRRHGDELDAAIRAAVLGLLAEHGPSGVTMEAVAAAAATSKPVLYRRWPDRTSLLRDTLLRIATTAIPHEDTGSYRSDMLAILRGWAALFTGPESPVLRAAVAAAAHDPELTAAFQQDVIGWRKEEMAALLARGIARGDVRPDVPVEIARELGQSVLWHRLLITGDPITDDLVVQLVEEVLVPFVSPRE; encoded by the coding sequence ATGCGGCGACGTCACGGCGACGAACTGGACGCGGCGATCCGTGCCGCCGTCCTGGGCCTGCTGGCCGAACACGGACCGTCGGGGGTGACCATGGAGGCCGTCGCCGCGGCCGCGGCGACCAGCAAGCCGGTTCTGTATCGGCGCTGGCCAGACCGGACCTCGTTGTTGCGCGACACTCTGTTGCGGATCGCGACCACGGCAATTCCCCATGAGGACACCGGCAGCTATCGCAGCGACATGCTCGCGATCCTGCGCGGGTGGGCGGCGCTGTTCACCGGGCCCGAATCCCCCGTGCTTCGTGCCGCCGTCGCAGCGGCCGCCCACGATCCAGAGCTGACGGCCGCGTTTCAGCAGGACGTAATCGGCTGGCGTAAAGAGGAAATGGCGGCGCTGTTGGCCCGCGGCATCGCACGTGGTGACGTGCGGCCCGACGTTCCCGTCGAGATTGCGCGCGAGCTCGGGCAGAGCGTCCTGTGGCACCGGCTATTGATCACCGGCGATCCGATCACCGACGATCTGGTCGTGCAGCTGGTCGAGGAGGTCCTGGTGCCATTCGTGTCGCCGCGCGAATAG